One segment of Puniceicoccaceae bacterium DNA contains the following:
- a CDS encoding type II toxin-antitoxin system RelE/ParE family toxin, with the protein MSWVYQIKERALKQLKKIDKAAAKRIVRYLDERIVGDEDPRRFGKELKGELKGIWRYRVDEYRILCDIQDNVCIVLVVRVDHRKKIYD; encoded by the coding sequence GTGAGTTGGGTCTATCAGATTAAAGAGCGAGCTTTAAAGCAGCTAAAAAAAATCGATAAAGCTGCAGCCAAAAGGATCGTTCGTTATCTGGATGAACGCATTGTTGGTGATGAAGATCCACGCCGTTTCGGCAAAGAGCTTAAAGGCGAACTGAAGGGCATTTGGCGTTACCGCGTCGATGAGTATCGCATTTTGTGCGATATTCAGGACAACGTTTGCATTGTCTTGGTCGTTCGAGTCGACCACCGCAAGAAGATCTACGATTGA